From a single Miscanthus floridulus cultivar M001 chromosome 8, ASM1932011v1, whole genome shotgun sequence genomic region:
- the LOC136475085 gene encoding pentatricopeptide repeat-containing protein At5g27460-like encodes MAAAVPLRLAGLLGLGLASRTRPDPKPHLSCAFSSSTISAPLAADRVREDESGLLSRRLLRLRFRSPRGAAAAAIERWARERVHISRPELRRTIAMLRRARRYEHALEIFSWMESCNSLQLSSWDHAARLDLIAKAYSTSQAEEYYNKLQSPAARQAASFPLLHCYVTERNVQKAEYFMAQLQSHGLPVDPRSFNEIMKLYVATCQYEKVLSVIDLMKRNNIPRNVLSYNLWMNACAEVSGVASVQSVFQEMLNDETVEVGWSTYCTLANIFRKNGLNTKAQACLRKAETKLSPTGRLGYSFVMTCYAALNDSDGVMRLWEASKSVPGRIPTANYMTAMLCSIKVGDISQAEWIFGSW; translated from the exons ATGGCCGCTGCCGTGCCCTTGCGCCTCGCCGGCctcctcggcctcggcctcgcctcCCGCACGCGACCAGACCCTAAGCCACACCTCTCCTGCGCCTTCTCCTCCTCGACCATCTCCGCGCCTCTCGCGGCCGACCGGGTCCGCGAGGATGAGAGTGGCCTCCTCTCGCGGCGCCTGCTCCGGCTCCGCTTCCGCTCGCCGCGCGGGGCCGCCGCGGCTGCCATCGAGAGATGGGCCCGGGAGCGCGTCCACATCTCGCGGCCGGAGCTCCGTCGCACAATCGCGATGCTCCGGCGCGCGCGCCGCTACGAGCACGCCCTCGAG ATTTTCTCTTGGATGGAATCATGCAATTCTCTTCAACTGTCGTCATGGGATCATGCAGCAAGACTGGACTTGATTGCTAAAGCTTACAGTACTTCTCAAGCTGAGGAATACTACAACAAACTACAGAGCCCTGCTGCCAGACAAGCTGCATCGTTCCCTCTCCTCCACTGCTATGTTACAGAAAGAAATGTACAGAAGGCTGAATACTTCATGGCCCAGTTGCAGAGTCACGGGTTACCTGTAGATCCTCGCTCTTTCAATGAAATCATGAAACTCTATGTTGCAACCTGTCAGTATGAGAAGGTCCTTAGTGTTATTGACCTCATGAAACGGAACAACATTCCCAGAAATGTTCTCTCCTACAACCTTTGGATGAATGCTTGTGCTGAAGTCTCTGGTGTTGCCTCAGTACAATCAGTGTTCCAGGAGATGTTGAATGATGAGACGGTCGAGGTTGGTTGGAGCACATACTGCACACTAGCCAACATTTTCAGGAAGAATGGACTGAACACTAAAGCGCAAGCTTGCCTTAGGAAAGCTGAAACAAAACTGTCACCAACAGGGCGCTTAGGATACTCTTTTGTAATGACATGTTATGCGGCTCTGAATGACAGCGATGGAGTTATGAGATTGTGGGAGGCTAGCAAAAGTGTGCCAGGTAGAATCCCCACTGCAAACTACATGACTGCTATGTTATGTTCAATAAAAGTTGGCGACATCAGCCAGGCCGAGTGGATCTTTGGAAGCTGGTAA